Proteins encoded by one window of Salvia splendens isolate huo1 chromosome 5, SspV2, whole genome shotgun sequence:
- the LOC121802493 gene encoding calreticulin-like, with protein sequence MAIVRRRSLIATPLSRVLTLSLLLAVSSAAVFFEERFYDGWESRWVKSDWKKDENMAGEWNYTSGKWSGDANDKGIQTSEDYRFYAISAEFPEFSNKDKTLVFQFSVKHEQKLDCGGGYMKLLSGDVDQKKFGGDTPYSIMFGPDICGYTTKKVHAILTYNDKNNLIKKDVPCETDQLSHVYTFILRPDATYSILIDNVEKKTGSLYSDWDLLPPKQIKDPEAKKPEDWDDKETIPDPEDTKPEGYDDIPKEVADPDAKKPEDWDDEEDGEWTVPTIPNPEYKGPWKAKKIKNPNYKGKWKAPMIDNPEFKDDPELYVFPKLKYVGIELWQVKSGTLFDNVLVSDDPEYAKKIAEETWGTQKDAEKAAFEEAEKKREEEESKNDPAVDSDAEDGAEESDAEGEDAEDDSKVDPNEDPTASVDDDVHDEL encoded by the exons ATGGCGATAGTAAGGAGAAGATCGCTGATCGCAACTCCTCTCTCTCGAGTTCTTACTCTTTCTCTCCTCCTCGCCGTCTCCTCCGCCGCCGTATTCTTTGAGGAGCGTTTCTATG ATGGATGGGAGAGTCGGTGGGTCAAATCTGATTGGAAGAAAGATGAGAATATGGCTGGCGAGTGGAATTACACTTCCGGAAAATGGAGTGGAGATGCCAATGACAAAG GTATCCAGACCAGTGAAGACTATAGGTTTTATGCTATCTCTGCCGAATTCCCTGAATTTAGCAACAAGGATAAGACCTTAGTTTTTCAATTTTCTGTCAAGCATGAACAAAAACTTGACTGTGGTGGTGGATACATGAAATTGCTCAGTGGCGATGTTGACCAGAAGAAATTTGGTGGTGACACTCCGTACAG TATCATGTTTGGGCCAGATATCTGTGGTTACACCACCAAAAAGGTTCATGCTATTCTAACATACAATGAcaaaaacaacttgatcaaGAAGGATGTTCCATGTGAGACTGATCAACTCTCTCATGTATATACTTTCATTCTCCGACCCGATGCTACCTACAGCATCCTCATCGACAATGTGGAGAAGAAGACAGGGAGCTTGTACTCTGACTGGGATCTATTGCCTCCAAAGCAGATCAAGGACCCTGAAGCTAAGAAG CCTGAAGATTGGGATGACAAGGAAACCATTCCTGATCCTGAAGACACGAAGCCAGAG GGTTATGATGATATCCCCAAGGAGGTTGCTGACCCTGATGCCAAAAAG CCTGAGGACTGGGATGATGAGGAGGATGGTGAGTGGACTGTGCCTACCATTCCTAACCCGGAGTACAAGGGACCATGGAAGGCAAAG AAAATTAAGAACCCCAACTACAAGGGCAAGTGGAAGGCACCAATGATTGATAACCCAG AGTTCAAGGATGACCCAGAACTTTATGTTTTCCCCAAGTTGAAGTATGTAGGCATTGAGTTGTGGCAG GTGAAGTCTGGAACACTATTTGACAATGTTCTTGTAAGTGATGACCCTGAATATGCCAAGAAGATAGCAGAAGAAACATGGGGAACACAAAAAGAT GCTGAGAAGGCTGCTTTTGAGGAGGCCgaaaagaagagagaggaggaggaatcAAAGAATGATCCTGCTGTTGATTCTGAT GCTGAGGATGGTGCTGAGGAGTCCGATGCTGAAGGTGAAGATGCTGAGGATGATTCCAAAGTAGACCCCAATGAAGACCCTACAGCTTCGGTCGATGACGATGTGCAC GACGAACTGTAG
- the LOC121805154 gene encoding stress response protein NST1-like isoform X1: MKFLFTCHGDSGSNTTRRTSRKRRSNFNHRRSNESESPQDNRDSISLSSTPSDHVSDAPSVGKESSTPSLNLCDTEIVHKIYDEENTLEDSTNLKSCGDDNPAAASLNSGQMKDNKMSEQATGDYHSEPLGAASDGTGNKVNKVKLKVGGVTHTIHTRSSSVSSSIAGTFATKPSSDENYPPPKEDLNLRDRNEKGDLRGVPWKDFSRTGFAFGKVDSCKEDIPEESAKQAVKHDRSSKRKSISKKYSDDEIYDEDDDEIRYLQKLKTSRITSYDNTEYEDGTFRGRKLRKISRVMDRDIEDSSLAIGDYGSSRSAKERKKSKSARAPEDTEYTEEEESLSDGEVEHKNKKQRKSIDVAKNSKESSITTRRRATLSGREPSPGLGAKSIQFPDGLPPAPPRKTKEQLSEVEQQLKRAEAAQRRRIQNEKASRESEAEAIRKILGQDSSRKRREDKIKKRQQELVQERNANGATVAPDAVRWVMGPSGTVVTFPAEVGLPSIFEPKSCRYPPPREKCAGPSCTNVYKYRDSKSKLPLCSLQCYKALHENAQPLHAR; the protein is encoded by the exons atgaaatttttgtttacctg CCATGGCGATTCTGGGAGCAATACAACACGCAGAACTTCGAGGAAAAGGAGGAGTAATTTCAATCATCGTCGTTCAAATGAATCAGAATCCCCCCAAGATAATAGAGATTCTATCTCATTATCATCAACTCCATCAGACCACGTGAGTGATGCACCAAGTGTGGGCAAGGAGTCCTCAACACCATCACTAAACCTTTGTGATACTGAAATCGTGCATAAGATTTATGACGAAGAAAACACATTGGAGGACTCCACTAACCTTAAAAGTTGTGGTGATGATAATCCTGCTGCAGCTAGCTTGAACAGTGGGCAAATGAAGGACAATAAAATGAGCGAACAAGCGACTGGGGATTACCATTCTGAGCCACTAGGAGCAGCATCTGATGGAACTGGAAACAAAGTCAATAAGGTAAAACTAAAGGTTGGAGGTGTAACACACACCATTCACACTAGATCTAGTTCTGTCAGTTCTTCAATAGCTGGAACTTTTGCTACAAAGCCTTCGTCAGATGAAAATTATCCTCCCCCTAAG GAAGATCTGAATCTCCGTGATAGAAATGAGAAGGGTGACCTTCGAGGTGTGCCGTGGAAAGATTTTTCGAGGACTGGTTTTGCCTTTGGAAAAGTGGATTCTTGTAAGGAGGATATACCTGAGGAGTCTGCCAAGCAAGCTGTAAAGCATGACAGGTCATCTAAAAGAAAGTCCATAAGCAAGAAGTATTCTGATGATGAAATATAtgatgaggatgatgatgaGATTCGGTACCTTCAAAAGCTCAAAACTTCAAGAATCACGTCGTATGATAATACAGAGTATGAAGATGGTACCTTCAGGGGCAGGAAACTACGGAAGATCTCTAGGGTAATGGATAGAGATATTGAAGATTCTTCTTTGGCTATTGGAGATTATGGCTCCTCAAGATCAGCCAAAGAGCGTAAGAAATCCAAATCTGCAAGAGCGCCTGAAGATACTGAATATACAGAGGAGGAAGAATCATTATCTGACGGTGAGGTTGAACacaagaataagaaacagagaaagtCAATTGACGTCGCTAAGAACTCCAAAGAAAGCTCAATTACTACCCGCCGTAGAGCTACTTTATCTGGAAGAGAGCCCTCTCCTGGTTTGGGTGCTAAATCAATCCAATTCCCAGATGGATTGCCACCTGCCCCACCAAGAA AGACAAAGGAACAGCTATCAGAAGTGGAGCAACAACTGAAAAGAGCTGAGGCTGCCCAAAGGCGAAGGATTCAAAATGAAAAGGCTTCTCGTGAATCTGAG GCCGAAGCAATCAGAAAAATCTTGGGTCAAGATTCCAGCAGGAAAAGGCGAGAGGATAAGATTAAAAAACGGCAGCAGGAGCTAGTGCAG GAGAGGAATGCAAACGGTGCTACAGTTGCACCAGATGCTGTTAGATGGGTCATGGGACCTTCAGGGACAGTTGTAACATTTCCTGCTGAAGTTGGCCTTCCAAGTATCTTCGAACCCAAGTCTTGCAG GTATCCTCCTCCACGAGAGAAATGTGCCGGCCCATCTTGTACAAATGTGTACAAGTACAGAGATTCCAAATCAAAGCTTCCTCTTTGCAGCCTGCAGTGCTACAAGGCACTACATGAAAATGCACAACCACTACATGCTCGCTAA
- the LOC121805154 gene encoding uncharacterized protein LOC121805154 isoform X3 codes for MKFLFTCHGDSGSNTTRRTSRKRRSNFNHRRSNESESPQDNRDSISLSSTPSDHVSDAPSVGKESSTPSLNLCDTEIVHKIYDEENTLEDSTNLKSCGDDNPAAASLNSGQMKDNKMSEQATGDYHSEPLGAASDGTGNKVNKEDLNLRDRNEKGDLRGVPWKDFSRTGFAFGKVDSCKEDIPEESAKQAVKHDRSSKRKSISKKYSDDEIYDEDDDEIRYLQKLKTSRITSYDNTEYEDGTFRGRKLRKISRVMDRDIEDSSLAIGDYGSSRSAKERKKSKSARAPEDTEYTEEEESLSDGEVEHKNKKQRKSIDVAKNSKESSITTRRRATLSGREPSPGLGAKSIQFPDGLPPAPPRKTKEQLSEVEQQLKRAEAAQRRRIQNEKASRESEAEAIRKILGQDSSRKRREDKIKKRQQELVQERNANGATVAPDAVRWVMGPSGTVVTFPAEVGLPSIFEPKSCRYPPPREKCAGPSCTNVYKYRDSKSKLPLCSLQCYKALHENAQPLHAR; via the exons atgaaatttttgtttacctg CCATGGCGATTCTGGGAGCAATACAACACGCAGAACTTCGAGGAAAAGGAGGAGTAATTTCAATCATCGTCGTTCAAATGAATCAGAATCCCCCCAAGATAATAGAGATTCTATCTCATTATCATCAACTCCATCAGACCACGTGAGTGATGCACCAAGTGTGGGCAAGGAGTCCTCAACACCATCACTAAACCTTTGTGATACTGAAATCGTGCATAAGATTTATGACGAAGAAAACACATTGGAGGACTCCACTAACCTTAAAAGTTGTGGTGATGATAATCCTGCTGCAGCTAGCTTGAACAGTGGGCAAATGAAGGACAATAAAATGAGCGAACAAGCGACTGGGGATTACCATTCTGAGCCACTAGGAGCAGCATCTGATGGAACTGGAAACAAAGTCAATAAG GAAGATCTGAATCTCCGTGATAGAAATGAGAAGGGTGACCTTCGAGGTGTGCCGTGGAAAGATTTTTCGAGGACTGGTTTTGCCTTTGGAAAAGTGGATTCTTGTAAGGAGGATATACCTGAGGAGTCTGCCAAGCAAGCTGTAAAGCATGACAGGTCATCTAAAAGAAAGTCCATAAGCAAGAAGTATTCTGATGATGAAATATAtgatgaggatgatgatgaGATTCGGTACCTTCAAAAGCTCAAAACTTCAAGAATCACGTCGTATGATAATACAGAGTATGAAGATGGTACCTTCAGGGGCAGGAAACTACGGAAGATCTCTAGGGTAATGGATAGAGATATTGAAGATTCTTCTTTGGCTATTGGAGATTATGGCTCCTCAAGATCAGCCAAAGAGCGTAAGAAATCCAAATCTGCAAGAGCGCCTGAAGATACTGAATATACAGAGGAGGAAGAATCATTATCTGACGGTGAGGTTGAACacaagaataagaaacagagaaagtCAATTGACGTCGCTAAGAACTCCAAAGAAAGCTCAATTACTACCCGCCGTAGAGCTACTTTATCTGGAAGAGAGCCCTCTCCTGGTTTGGGTGCTAAATCAATCCAATTCCCAGATGGATTGCCACCTGCCCCACCAAGAA AGACAAAGGAACAGCTATCAGAAGTGGAGCAACAACTGAAAAGAGCTGAGGCTGCCCAAAGGCGAAGGATTCAAAATGAAAAGGCTTCTCGTGAATCTGAG GCCGAAGCAATCAGAAAAATCTTGGGTCAAGATTCCAGCAGGAAAAGGCGAGAGGATAAGATTAAAAAACGGCAGCAGGAGCTAGTGCAG GAGAGGAATGCAAACGGTGCTACAGTTGCACCAGATGCTGTTAGATGGGTCATGGGACCTTCAGGGACAGTTGTAACATTTCCTGCTGAAGTTGGCCTTCCAAGTATCTTCGAACCCAAGTCTTGCAG GTATCCTCCTCCACGAGAGAAATGTGCCGGCCCATCTTGTACAAATGTGTACAAGTACAGAGATTCCAAATCAAAGCTTCCTCTTTGCAGCCTGCAGTGCTACAAGGCACTACATGAAAATGCACAACCACTACATGCTCGCTAA
- the LOC121805154 gene encoding stress response protein NST1-like isoform X2, whose product MDSHGDSGSNTTRRTSRKRRSNFNHRRSNESESPQDNRDSISLSSTPSDHVSDAPSVGKESSTPSLNLCDTEIVHKIYDEENTLEDSTNLKSCGDDNPAAASLNSGQMKDNKMSEQATGDYHSEPLGAASDGTGNKVNKVKLKVGGVTHTIHTRSSSVSSSIAGTFATKPSSDENYPPPKEDLNLRDRNEKGDLRGVPWKDFSRTGFAFGKVDSCKEDIPEESAKQAVKHDRSSKRKSISKKYSDDEIYDEDDDEIRYLQKLKTSRITSYDNTEYEDGTFRGRKLRKISRVMDRDIEDSSLAIGDYGSSRSAKERKKSKSARAPEDTEYTEEEESLSDGEVEHKNKKQRKSIDVAKNSKESSITTRRRATLSGREPSPGLGAKSIQFPDGLPPAPPRKTKEQLSEVEQQLKRAEAAQRRRIQNEKASRESEAEAIRKILGQDSSRKRREDKIKKRQQELVQERNANGATVAPDAVRWVMGPSGTVVTFPAEVGLPSIFEPKSCRYPPPREKCAGPSCTNVYKYRDSKSKLPLCSLQCYKALHENAQPLHAR is encoded by the exons ATGGATAGCCATGGCGATTCTGGGAGCAATACAACACGCAGAACTTCGAGGAAAAGGAGGAGTAATTTCAATCATCGTCGTTCAAATGAATCAGAATCCCCCCAAGATAATAGAGATTCTATCTCATTATCATCAACTCCATCAGACCACGTGAGTGATGCACCAAGTGTGGGCAAGGAGTCCTCAACACCATCACTAAACCTTTGTGATACTGAAATCGTGCATAAGATTTATGACGAAGAAAACACATTGGAGGACTCCACTAACCTTAAAAGTTGTGGTGATGATAATCCTGCTGCAGCTAGCTTGAACAGTGGGCAAATGAAGGACAATAAAATGAGCGAACAAGCGACTGGGGATTACCATTCTGAGCCACTAGGAGCAGCATCTGATGGAACTGGAAACAAAGTCAATAAGGTAAAACTAAAGGTTGGAGGTGTAACACACACCATTCACACTAGATCTAGTTCTGTCAGTTCTTCAATAGCTGGAACTTTTGCTACAAAGCCTTCGTCAGATGAAAATTATCCTCCCCCTAAG GAAGATCTGAATCTCCGTGATAGAAATGAGAAGGGTGACCTTCGAGGTGTGCCGTGGAAAGATTTTTCGAGGACTGGTTTTGCCTTTGGAAAAGTGGATTCTTGTAAGGAGGATATACCTGAGGAGTCTGCCAAGCAAGCTGTAAAGCATGACAGGTCATCTAAAAGAAAGTCCATAAGCAAGAAGTATTCTGATGATGAAATATAtgatgaggatgatgatgaGATTCGGTACCTTCAAAAGCTCAAAACTTCAAGAATCACGTCGTATGATAATACAGAGTATGAAGATGGTACCTTCAGGGGCAGGAAACTACGGAAGATCTCTAGGGTAATGGATAGAGATATTGAAGATTCTTCTTTGGCTATTGGAGATTATGGCTCCTCAAGATCAGCCAAAGAGCGTAAGAAATCCAAATCTGCAAGAGCGCCTGAAGATACTGAATATACAGAGGAGGAAGAATCATTATCTGACGGTGAGGTTGAACacaagaataagaaacagagaaagtCAATTGACGTCGCTAAGAACTCCAAAGAAAGCTCAATTACTACCCGCCGTAGAGCTACTTTATCTGGAAGAGAGCCCTCTCCTGGTTTGGGTGCTAAATCAATCCAATTCCCAGATGGATTGCCACCTGCCCCACCAAGAA AGACAAAGGAACAGCTATCAGAAGTGGAGCAACAACTGAAAAGAGCTGAGGCTGCCCAAAGGCGAAGGATTCAAAATGAAAAGGCTTCTCGTGAATCTGAG GCCGAAGCAATCAGAAAAATCTTGGGTCAAGATTCCAGCAGGAAAAGGCGAGAGGATAAGATTAAAAAACGGCAGCAGGAGCTAGTGCAG GAGAGGAATGCAAACGGTGCTACAGTTGCACCAGATGCTGTTAGATGGGTCATGGGACCTTCAGGGACAGTTGTAACATTTCCTGCTGAAGTTGGCCTTCCAAGTATCTTCGAACCCAAGTCTTGCAG GTATCCTCCTCCACGAGAGAAATGTGCCGGCCCATCTTGTACAAATGTGTACAAGTACAGAGATTCCAAATCAAAGCTTCCTCTTTGCAGCCTGCAGTGCTACAAGGCACTACATGAAAATGCACAACCACTACATGCTCGCTAA